AAAAATATGCATCATCAGATGGATCAGAGTTAAATATGGTCTTTCAATTTGAGCATGTGGGACTTGATGACGGAAAAGATTTTAAGTGGTCCACAAGACCTATGCCATTGATTCCACTCAAGAAAAATTTGACCAAGTGGCAGTTGGGACTGCAAAATGTGGCATGGAATAGTTTGTACTTTTGTAATCATGACCAACCAAGAATTGTTTCAAGACTTGGTGATACTCGACCAGAATACAGAGAAAAGTCAGCCAAGTGTATTGCGACAGTCCTCCATATGATGCAGGGAACACCATATATTTATCAGGGTGAGGAGCTTGGAATGACGAATACGGTGTTTAACGGGGTTGAGGACTTTCGAGATATTGAGTCAATCAATGCCTATAAAGAATTGATTGCATCAGGTCGCTATACAAAAGAAGAGCTATTTCCTGCAATTGCCCATAAAAGTAGAGACAATGCCCGCACGCCGATGCCATGGAATGATGGGGAAAATGCTGGCTTTACCACAGGAACGCCTTGGATTCCACTCAATCCAAACTTTAAGGAAATCAATGTTCAGGAGCAATTGAGTAGATCAGATTCTGTGTTCCATTACTATCAAAAATTAATTTCTATTCGAAAGACCAATGATATTGTTGTCTATGGCGATTATCATCTGTTGTGTGAGGATGATGAAACCATCTTTGCTTACACGAGGACATTGGGCAATGAGCAGTTATTGGTGGTTTGCAATTTCTCCACAGAAGATAGAAAATTTGATTTTGGTCAATTCGCACAAGATAATGTTAAAATTTTAATTTCCAATAGCAGTATAGACCCTAGAAAAAGCGGAGTAATGTCTGCTTATGGAGCAATTGTTCTAAAAATAGATTAATTTTCTGTAAAAGATAATTGAAAGTGCATAGAAAATGTGATAGAATTGTGTCTATAAAGAGGGATCTGAAAAATCATCGATCAGACAGGAGGAAATTATGAAAAAAAGATGGTTGGGAGTCGCATTGAGTGCAGTGATGACCGTTGGTCTACTGGCAGGTTGCGGCGGAAAGACAGACAGCACACCAACAGGTAGTGCAGGTTCTTCAAGTGCAGACACAAGCGCAGCGGGAAAGACGGATAATAAGACGGATAATAAGACGGCAAGCTCGACAGGACTTCGCTTGATTAACGGAAAGATTGAGATTGACAAGCAATTGAAAGAAGTTGCTGAGCTGTTTAAGAAGGAGACTGGTCAGGAAGTTACCATTGAATCCCTCGGTGGTGGTGTGGATATTCAGGGGCAGATTAAGAGCTATAAAGCTGCCGACAATATGCCAGACATTTTTGTTATTGGTGGCGATGGCGACTACGCAAACTGGACAGATATGGTTGCTGATTTGAGTGATTCTGAGTTTGCAAAGAATACAGATTTTGCTTACAAAGACAAGACAACGGGTAAAGTTGTTGGTTTCCCATATGCAGTAGAAGGATATGGTATCACATATAATGCTGATATTCTTGAGAAGGCAGGCATTGATCCAAAGACATTGGTTAACTACGATGCATTTAAGGCCGCATTTGAAAAGATTGATGGAATGAAAGATCAACTTGGCATTCAGGCTGTTGCTTCTGTAGCGGCAGAGTCTGGACAGATGTATTGGTCCACAGGAAATCATTTGTTCGGATATTATTACACTGGTGGTCTTCAAAGAGGAGACAACAAGTACTTTGATATGGCGATGAAGGGAGAGCTTGACAAGGACCGACTGGGTGAGTTTGCCGATATGACAGGACTGTTATTTAAGTATGCAGACCCTCAAGTTTTGATTTCAGGAACCTATGATGATCAATTAGCTCTTTGGGCTAAGGGAAAGACCGCTTTTATCACACAGGGAAATTGGGTTGATCCATCTTTGAAAGATTACAATGCAACATTTAAGGTAGGTATTGCACCACTTGCATTTACAAAGACCGATATGACAAGTATCTTGGCAGATTGTCCATCTTGGTGGTGTGTATATAAGGACAGCAAGAACTTAGATGCAGCAAAGAAGTTCCTCGATTTCGTGGCAACAAATGAGGATGCACAAAAGATTCTTGTTGAAGAGGCTGGTATGATTTCACCATATAAGAATAGTAAGGTGGAGCCAAAGACACCACTTGCTATGGATGTAAAGAAGTATGTTGATGAAGGAAAGACATCTTCTTGGGCTTGGTCGAATATGCCAGAAGGTCTTGCACAGAATGCCATTGGATTGGTATTTGAGTCCTATGCAAAGGGCGATATTACAAGAGATCAATTTGTTGAGATGATGCAGACAACAATTGCAGACTATGTGAAGAATAAAAAGAACTAAGTAGGCAAGATGGAGCAAGGGGTGGCTGTGAAAGGTCACCCCTTTTGTATGCCAAAATATTTGGAAAGGAGCAAACACAAACATGAATACAAAGAGTCCAAAATTTTTATCCATGGCATTGATTGTTGTGGGAATTATTTTTACAGTATATGCGCTTGTGTTAGATTTTACGAAAGCAACGGGAGAGTGGAGAGGATATGCACTCATCATTGGAATTTTACTCATTTTATTTGGGATTTTTAAGATGCCAGGTAAAAATCATACACGGATTGTCAAAATTCTTTTCCTGTTTCCGATGATATTTACTTTTGCAGTCACTGTTATTATTCCATTTTTATTGGGAATTTTTTATTCCTTTACTGATTGGAACGGAATTCAATTCAATAAATTTGTGGGATTAGCTAATTATGTCACGATGTTTAAGCAGCAAGATTATCTTTATTCTTTCTTGATCACTGTGATTTACACTGTAATCAATATCATTTTGGTGAATGTTGTAGGATTTGCACTTGCTCTATTGTGTACATCAAAGATTAAGGGAACATCTTTTCTTCGTTCGGCCTATTTCTTGCCAAACTTAATTGGTGGTTTGGTACTTGGCTATGTATGGCAATTTATTTTTAATAAAGTATTTACGGTCATTTTTGCAGGCTCAGCTTCAATGCTGACCAATGCCAATACAGCACTTCTTGCGATTTTAATTGTGAATACTTGGCAATATGCAGGTTATATTATGTTGATCTATTTGACAGGATTACAAACTGTGCCAAGGGATGTCATTGAAGCAGCAGGTGTGGATGGAGCTAGTCCAGTGACGACTCTATTTAAGATTAAGATGCCAATGATTGCCAATACATTTACAGTTTGTATCTTTTTAACTTTGGTCAATTCCTTTAAGCAGTTTGATCTAAACCTTGCCATTACCAATGGTGCCCCAAGCCGTATTATGGGAGCAAAGATTATTCAAGCGACAGAGCTTTTGGCCTTAAATATTTACAATACAGCAATTCGAAAGAACAATTATGCCCTTGGTCAGACAAAGGCCGTGATATTCTTTATTATTTTGGCAGTTGTGTCACTTACACAGGTAGCCATCAGCAAGAGAAGAGAGGTGGAATTATAGTATGAAAGCAGAAAAAAATCGAAATTTGATTGGTACCATTGTTGGCTTTGTCATTGCCATTCTTGTTCTTTGCCCATTTTTCTTAGTTGTCATCAACTCTGCGAAGACAAGTGCAGACATTGTTGTCAGTCCAATTGCCCTTCCAAAGCATTGGGGACAGATGATGGATAATTTTAAAGGTGTAATCAATAACACAAATTTTAGTTATTGGAGTTCATTTAAGAGTTCTTTGATTATCACCATCATTTCGCTTATCCTCTTGACACTATTTTCTTCTATGGCTGCTTGGGTACTCAGTCGTCATCACAAAGAGGGTTGGTCCAATGTAATCTTTATGATGTTTGTTGCTGCAATGGTTATTCCATTTCAGGTAGTTATGCTTCCGATTTTGACTGTATTTAGAAATATTGGAAATTTTACAGGAATTCAAATGCTTTCTAGTTATAAGGGAGTCATCTTTGCGTATCTTGGATTTGGTGGTTCAATGTCTATCTTTGTGTTACATGGCTTTATTAAGGGAATTCCAAGGGAGCTAGAGGAGGCAGCATGGATTGACGGTTGTTCACCAGAGGGTACATTTTTTAGAATTATTATGCCACTTCTTCGCCCAGTGCAGATGACGGTTCTTATTTTGAATGGACTTTGGATTTGGAATGATTATCTTCTTCCATCCATTATGCTCGGACTTAATGGAAAAATTAAGACATTGCCAATTGCGGTGAGTAGCTTTGTTGGATCCTATGTAAAACAATGGGATTTGATTTTGAGTGCAGCGTTCCTTGCAATGATACCGATTGTTATTTTGTTCTTAATTGCACAAAAACAGATTATTCAAGGCATGGTTGATGGCGCAATTAAATAATAAAAAATGGGAGTTTTCAAGTGAGTGACTTGAAACTCCCATTTTGTTTGTCAATTACAAAAGAAGAACAACGGCTTGATAGCCCTCTAGACAAATTTCATCAGAAGTCATAGTAAGGTCGTTTACATTGTTAAGAAGAACCTGTTTTGGCTGACTTGGCAATTTTACTGTCTTTTTAGCTGTCTGGAAATTTCCGAGAACAAGGAGAGTTTCCGTTTCGCCCTTTCGATAAAAGGCCATCAATTTTGGCTCCTCCACTAGGTAAGGGATGACTTCACCGTAAACTACGACATCCTGGTGCTCTGGGTCTTTGCGAAGCTGGATTAATTTCTTGTAGTAAGAAAAGAGAGAATTGGGGTCATTGACCTGGCTCTTGGCATTGATTTCTTTGTAGTTTGGATTTAAAGTTAACCAAGGTTTTCCAGTGGTAAATCCTGCGTTCTCAGAATCATCCCACTGAAATGGTGTTCTTGCATTGTCACGACTGTATTTTTTGACAATGGCAAAGGCCTCCTCTTCAGACAAACCTTCTTCTAGTGCAACACGATATTGGTCACGGCTGGAGATATCATCAATCTGGTCAATGGAAGTGAAATTGACATTTTCCATTCCAATTTCTTGACCTTGATAGATAAAAGGAAGTCCACGCAACATCAACTGCATGGTTGCAAGGAACTTTTTGCTGGTGTCGGAGCACTCGCCCTCTGGAATATAGCGACTGACACCACGAGGCTCGTCATGATTTTCAATAATTGTAGAAATCATACCGATATCCCCAATGCGTTTTTGAGTCTTAAAACAACATTTCTTGTAGTCATCTGGTGTAATCGGCTGTTTTTTATACCAGCCACGACCATTCTCACCAAAAGAAGCACTTTCAAAGTCAAACATAGTGGAAAAATATCCGTCATCGCCAATAAAGAGTGGAATCTCTTCTTCCCGTTCATTAAACACTTCGCCGGCGGTAAAGGCATCATGTGGAGCAAAAGTTTTATTTTTTAATTCGGTCAAGAAGTCTCCAAGACCGATGGTATCTTCCAACATTTTTGTACAATTGGTCAAACCGTCATTTCGATCAGGGGCGTAGGAGAATTTGGTAAATGGCAATGCCTTTTTAATATTGATAATGGCATCAATTCGAAATCCTCCCAATCCTCTGTCGAGCCACCAATTGACCATCGTGTAAATTTCTTCTCTGAGCTTTGGATTTTCCCAGTTTAAGTCGGGTTGTTTTTTGTGGAACAGGTGCAAGTAATATTTATCTGTGCCTGGAATTTTTTCCCATACACTGCCACCAAAGTAGGAACGCCAGTTGTTTGGCTCATGGCCATCAACAGCATCTTCAATATAAAAATAGGAAGCATATTCACCTGTTGGATCAGCAATGGCCTTTTTAAACCACTCGTGCTCATCAGAACAGTGATTGATCACTAAGTCCATAAGGATGTACATATCCCTTTCTTTTGCTTTGGCGATGAGCTCATCCATATCTTCCATAGTTCCAAAGCGAGGGTCGATATTGTAGTAATCAGAAATATCATAGCCTTGATCGGCTAGAGGAGAACAATAACATGGAGATAGCCATATAATGTCCACTCCAAGATCCTTTAGGTAATCCAATTTTTCAATAATTCCTCTTAAATCACCGATACCATTTCCTGTTGTGTCCTTGAAACTTTTTGGATAAATTTGATAGGCCACTTTTTGGTGCCACCACTTCTTTTTCATAAAATAAATCCTTTCGATATGATATTTGTAGTAACTTGACTGTAACATAATCACTGTGCAAATACAATCAAAATATAATCCCTCTAGGGGGTTAACAAGCCTATTTTTTTTGTTTATAATTAGCCCTGTATATAGAATATACCGAAAGTAGAATAGATAGAAAGGTAAAATGAGAAAGGAGGCTTCCAATGGCAGAAAACCAAAGTAGTAATAGCGATGCAGTGAATGCACTCGAAGAGAACAAAAAAGTAGAGCGCAGGGAGCGAGAAAAATTAGAGCGAGAATATGTAGAACGAGAACAGATAGAAAATACGGAGAATGAGGAAAATGGGCGAAATGAACTTCCAGAGGAGAGCCGACCAAATCTCAATGAATTGTTTGAATCTGTTTCAAATACAGATAGTGGTGAAAAGGAAGAAGAGAAAGAAGAAGAGGAAGATAGTGATGAGCTGGAGCATTTGATTGATGAGGGAAATCAGCAAGATATTGATGATTACTATGAGGATATGCAACCAGCTGACTTTGCAGAAGAAGTCGATGATCTTGATGATGAAGATATCAAAAAATTACAAGATCTTCTCGACATCGATCAATTGGCTGAACTTATGGAAGAGGCCGACGATGATTTGCGTCAAAGAATTGCGAGATTATTAAAAGATGAAGTCCTTTTGAAGATTTTTGAAAAGATGTCAAAGGACGATATTGTGGATATTCTCGGAGATATGGAGACGGGAAGAAGAAAGCGTATTCTTAACCAAATGAAATCGGGTGATCGAAGAATTATTCACACTCTATTACAATATCCCGATGATTCAGCTGGTGGAATTATGACCACAGAGTACATTGCACTTCGCGAAGATAGAACATGTGCGGAGGCATTGGATATTATTCGAGATATTGGACCAAAGACAGAGGTTATTGAGGAAATTTTTATTACAGATGAGCATCGCAAATTAGTCGGATATGTCGATTTGCGAGACTTACTTAGTGCTCCAAGAAATACAAAGCTTCGGGAAATTATGGATGATCAAGTGGTTTCTGTCGAGCCAGAGACCGATCAGGA
This region of Lachnospiraceae bacterium oral taxon 096 genomic DNA includes:
- the mgtE gene encoding magnesium transporter, whose amino-acid sequence is MAENQSSNSDAVNALEENKKVERREREKLEREYVEREQIENTENEENGRNELPEESRPNLNELFESVSNTDSGEKEEEKEEEEDSDELEHLIDEGNQQDIDDYYEDMQPADFAEEVDDLDDEDIKKLQDLLDIDQLAELMEEADDDLRQRIARLLKDEVLLKIFEKMSKDDIVDILGDMETGRRKRILNQMKSGDRRIIHTLLQYPDDSAGGIMTTEYIALREDRTCAEALDIIRDIGPKTEVIEEIFITDEHRKLVGYVDLRDLLSAPRNTKLREIMDDQVVSVEPETDQEEVAQIVSKYDLQAVPVVSKKAMILGIITVDDIIDVLQEEHDEDIAHLGGVSAEEGMDTKWIDSVRLRLPWLVINLLTAFLASFTVKIFEGTIAKAVALSATMTIVSGMGGNAGTQTMSILVRELASGSLNFKEDWRALMKEILLGVVDGAAIGLITGVVVAIFYGNVYLGLIIFLAMIGNLVVAGIFGFAVPVVLDHFKIDPALASSIFVTTATDVLGFFIFLGLASLFLAKLI
- a CDS encoding alpha-glucosidase, coding for MNRAWWKESVVYQIYPRSFCDSNGDGIGDIRGITGKLDYLKELGIDVIWLSPVYKSPNDDNGYDISDYEDIMDDFGTMDDFDHMLAEAHKRGIKIVMDLVVNHTSDEHKWFIESRSSLDNPKRDYYIWREGKDGHEPNNWGSFFSGSAWEYDEKTKMYYLHLFSKKQPDLNWENEKVRDEVFGMMTRWLEKGIDGFRMDVISLISKPDGLPDSKVVGLYGDSGICANGPRVHEYLKEMNQRVLSKFDIMTVGETAGVNVEEAKKYASSDGSELNMVFQFEHVGLDDGKDFKWSTRPMPLIPLKKNLTKWQLGLQNVAWNSLYFCNHDQPRIVSRLGDTRPEYREKSAKCIATVLHMMQGTPYIYQGEELGMTNTVFNGVEDFRDIESINAYKELIASGRYTKEELFPAIAHKSRDNARTPMPWNDGENAGFTTGTPWIPLNPNFKEINVQEQLSRSDSVFHYYQKLISIRKTNDIVVYGDYHLLCEDDETIFAYTRTLGNEQLLVVCNFSTEDRKFDFGQFAQDNVKILISNSSIDPRKSGVMSAYGAIVLKID
- a CDS encoding ABC transporter substrate-binding protein; the protein is MKKRWLGVALSAVMTVGLLAGCGGKTDSTPTGSAGSSSADTSAAGKTDNKTDNKTASSTGLRLINGKIEIDKQLKEVAELFKKETGQEVTIESLGGGVDIQGQIKSYKAADNMPDIFVIGGDGDYANWTDMVADLSDSEFAKNTDFAYKDKTTGKVVGFPYAVEGYGITYNADILEKAGIDPKTLVNYDAFKAAFEKIDGMKDQLGIQAVASVAAESGQMYWSTGNHLFGYYYTGGLQRGDNKYFDMAMKGELDKDRLGEFADMTGLLFKYADPQVLISGTYDDQLALWAKGKTAFITQGNWVDPSLKDYNATFKVGIAPLAFTKTDMTSILADCPSWWCVYKDSKNLDAAKKFLDFVATNEDAQKILVEEAGMISPYKNSKVEPKTPLAMDVKKYVDEGKTSSWAWSNMPEGLAQNAIGLVFESYAKGDITRDQFVEMMQTTIADYVKNKKN
- a CDS encoding alpha-glucosidase: MKKKWWHQKVAYQIYPKSFKDTTGNGIGDLRGIIEKLDYLKDLGVDIIWLSPCYCSPLADQGYDISDYYNIDPRFGTMEDMDELIAKAKERDMYILMDLVINHCSDEHEWFKKAIADPTGEYASYFYIEDAVDGHEPNNWRSYFGGSVWEKIPGTDKYYLHLFHKKQPDLNWENPKLREEIYTMVNWWLDRGLGGFRIDAIINIKKALPFTKFSYAPDRNDGLTNCTKMLEDTIGLGDFLTELKNKTFAPHDAFTAGEVFNEREEEIPLFIGDDGYFSTMFDFESASFGENGRGWYKKQPITPDDYKKCCFKTQKRIGDIGMISTIIENHDEPRGVSRYIPEGECSDTSKKFLATMQLMLRGLPFIYQGQEIGMENVNFTSIDQIDDISSRDQYRVALEEGLSEEEAFAIVKKYSRDNARTPFQWDDSENAGFTTGKPWLTLNPNYKEINAKSQVNDPNSLFSYYKKLIQLRKDPEHQDVVVYGEVIPYLVEEPKLMAFYRKGETETLLVLGNFQTAKKTVKLPSQPKQVLLNNVNDLTMTSDEICLEGYQAVVLLL
- a CDS encoding sugar ABC transporter permease, giving the protein MNTKSPKFLSMALIVVGIIFTVYALVLDFTKATGEWRGYALIIGILLILFGIFKMPGKNHTRIVKILFLFPMIFTFAVTVIIPFLLGIFYSFTDWNGIQFNKFVGLANYVTMFKQQDYLYSFLITVIYTVINIILVNVVGFALALLCTSKIKGTSFLRSAYFLPNLIGGLVLGYVWQFIFNKVFTVIFAGSASMLTNANTALLAILIVNTWQYAGYIMLIYLTGLQTVPRDVIEAAGVDGASPVTTLFKIKMPMIANTFTVCIFLTLVNSFKQFDLNLAITNGAPSRIMGAKIIQATELLALNIYNTAIRKNNYALGQTKAVIFFIILAVVSLTQVAISKRREVEL
- a CDS encoding carbohydrate ABC transporter permease, coding for MKAEKNRNLIGTIVGFVIAILVLCPFFLVVINSAKTSADIVVSPIALPKHWGQMMDNFKGVINNTNFSYWSSFKSSLIITIISLILLTLFSSMAAWVLSRHHKEGWSNVIFMMFVAAMVIPFQVVMLPILTVFRNIGNFTGIQMLSSYKGVIFAYLGFGGSMSIFVLHGFIKGIPRELEEAAWIDGCSPEGTFFRIIMPLLRPVQMTVLILNGLWIWNDYLLPSIMLGLNGKIKTLPIAVSSFVGSYVKQWDLILSAAFLAMIPIVILFLIAQKQIIQGMVDGAIK